Proteins from one Bacteroidia bacterium genomic window:
- a CDS encoding N-acetylmuramoyl-L-alanine amidase, producing MKAKVIGFVLSNVLLWNVFSTLCTYSQNQGYRIKTVTLDAGHGGKDPGTIGKHYKEKDIALAITLKLGAMISEKFPHIKVVYTRKTDEFVELDERANICNRNKSDLFICIHCNASENKKMVGTETYTMGLHKSESNLLVAMRENAVILKEENYQKKYGGYDPNSPVAHIMFNLYQSAHIERSLAFASHVEHCFGKEGIGRESRGVKQAGFLVLWRTNAPSVLIETGFLSNPEEEKYLGSEKGQQEIAKAIFKAFCKYKEEVEQ from the coding sequence GTGGAATGTATTTAGTACCCTGTGCACATACTCTCAAAATCAAGGATATCGAATCAAAACTGTTACCTTAGACGCAGGACATGGCGGAAAAGACCCTGGCACAATCGGCAAGCACTACAAAGAAAAGGATATTGCTTTAGCAATTACACTCAAATTAGGGGCTATGATTAGCGAAAAATTTCCTCATATAAAAGTAGTTTACACACGAAAAACAGACGAATTTGTAGAGCTAGACGAACGGGCAAACATCTGCAACCGAAATAAATCAGACCTATTTATATGCATTCACTGCAACGCATCAGAAAACAAAAAGATGGTAGGAACAGAAACCTACACAATGGGACTACATAAATCAGAAAGCAACCTATTAGTAGCTATGCGAGAGAACGCAGTTATTCTTAAAGAGGAAAACTATCAAAAAAAATACGGTGGCTATGATCCTAACTCACCTGTGGCGCATATTATGTTCAACTTGTACCAAAGCGCACATATTGAACGTAGTTTAGCATTTGCATCGCACGTAGAGCATTGTTTTGGTAAAGAAGGAATTGGACGAGAAAGCCGAGGCGTAAAACAAGCAGGCTTTTTAGTACTGTGGCGTACCAACGCCCCAAGTGTGCTGATAGAAACAGGTTTTTTAAGTAACCCCGAAGAGGAAAAATATCTAGGCAGCGAGAAAGGACAGCAGGAAATAGCAAAAGCTATATTCAAAGCTTTTTGCAAATACAAAGAAGAAGTAGAACAATAA